A genomic segment from Prochlorothrix hollandica PCC 9006 = CALU 1027 encodes:
- a CDS encoding efflux RND transporter permease subunit, with translation MLNRILKGSIAQRWIVVVVAILVTVIGLQTLRTMPLDVFPSFAPPQVDIQTEAPGLAPEDVEALVTLPIESAVNGTPGVTAVRSTSVAGASAVRVVFSWDTDVYQARQRITERLQQAQGLLPEGIDPPQLSPPSAPLGIILEYAFTTTETPLGDLRQQVSRQVTTRLLAVPGVTQVTLFGGEERQYQILVDPEKLTALQVSLGDVTAAAAAANPKGAGGLWVDADQEVLIRTMGQVESITDLQQSVVTVRQGKPVLLQDLAQVQIGAALPRGDGSLNGDPALVMLINKQPIADTLTVTQAVETALAELQGSLPADVVVHRTFRQGDFIEASIHNVRDSLRDGIIIVSVIMLVFLMNWRTALITLSAIPLSLLMGLLLLKVLGFSVNTMTLGGLAVAIGSVVDDAIVDMENCYRGLRHNQQLPQPLHPLAVVYNTSVEVRTSVVLSTVIIGVIFAPIFSLTGVEGRIFAPMGLAYLLAIFASTGVALTLTPALCALLLARVSLPVEETWVSRWSQRLYRPVLHLALHRSRLVLLLTLAGLVASLALVPGLGRVFLPEFQERSLVVSLGLFPGSSLGATNRSGLAVQAALKGDPRFETIQMRSGRSPGDPHVVGSNFAELDVELSEVGMVDRPATLEALRAELAKLPGVPASVGGFISHRMDEVLSGVRSAIAVKIFGPDLQELRRLGQAVTAAMGQVAGVVDLQLAPQLPIRQIQIRGDRAAAARYGLTMGDLTETLETALQGRTVSQVLEQQQLLDIVVWFEDSARGDLETLRQLRVDTPSGSAIPLGQLAQVEYGQGPNAISRENVSRLTVVSANVAGRDLGSVIGDIRDQVSAQVTLPPGYFIQYGGQFESEQRASQNLLLFGGLAIAVIGLLMYLQVQSLPATLMILANLPLAIAGGIVSVALSGGVLSVASLVGFITLLGVAVRNGLLLVDNYNTQLAAGMPLTQALVTGSLERLTAILMTALTSALGMLPLVLAQGPGREILQPLAVVVLGGLFTATALTLLVLPALYAQFGHHWLLPPSPAVPPSSLPQSSVLLL, from the coding sequence ATGCTCAATCGCATTTTGAAGGGATCGATCGCCCAGCGTTGGATCGTGGTGGTGGTGGCCATCTTGGTGACCGTCATCGGCTTACAGACCCTCCGCACCATGCCCCTGGATGTGTTCCCCAGCTTTGCCCCGCCCCAGGTCGATATCCAAACCGAAGCGCCGGGACTAGCCCCGGAAGATGTGGAAGCCCTGGTGACCCTGCCCATCGAAAGTGCCGTCAATGGCACCCCAGGGGTGACGGCGGTGCGGTCCACCTCCGTGGCAGGGGCATCGGCGGTGCGGGTGGTCTTTTCCTGGGACACCGATGTTTACCAGGCTCGCCAACGCATTACTGAACGCCTCCAGCAGGCCCAAGGTCTCTTACCGGAAGGCATCGACCCGCCCCAACTCTCCCCCCCCAGTGCACCCCTGGGAATCATTTTGGAATATGCCTTTACGACCACGGAAACCCCCCTGGGGGACCTGCGTCAACAGGTGTCCCGCCAAGTCACCACCCGGCTGTTGGCGGTGCCCGGTGTTACCCAAGTCACCCTGTTTGGGGGCGAAGAACGCCAATATCAAATCCTGGTGGACCCGGAAAAACTGACCGCGTTGCAGGTGTCCCTGGGGGACGTGACCGCAGCAGCAGCGGCAGCAAACCCCAAGGGGGCTGGGGGCTTGTGGGTTGATGCGGATCAGGAAGTGTTAATTCGCACCATGGGCCAGGTGGAGTCCATCACCGATCTCCAGCAGTCCGTCGTGACGGTGCGCCAGGGGAAGCCGGTGCTGTTGCAGGATCTCGCCCAGGTGCAGATCGGTGCGGCTCTGCCTCGGGGGGACGGTAGCCTCAATGGGGATCCAGCCCTGGTGATGTTAATCAACAAACAGCCCATTGCCGACACCTTGACGGTGACCCAAGCGGTGGAAACGGCCCTGGCGGAGTTGCAAGGCAGTTTGCCCGCCGATGTGGTGGTTCATCGCACCTTTCGCCAAGGGGATTTCATTGAAGCGTCTATCCATAATGTCCGGGACTCCCTCCGGGATGGCATCATCATTGTTTCAGTGATTATGCTGGTTTTCTTGATGAATTGGCGTACTGCCCTCATCACCCTGAGCGCCATTCCCCTGTCTTTACTGATGGGGCTGCTGTTGCTCAAGGTCTTGGGGTTCAGTGTCAACACCATGACCCTGGGAGGCTTGGCCGTCGCCATCGGCTCGGTGGTGGATGATGCCATTGTTGATATGGAAAACTGCTATCGCGGGTTACGGCACAACCAACAGTTGCCCCAGCCCCTCCATCCCCTGGCGGTGGTTTATAACACCTCCGTCGAGGTGCGGACTAGTGTGGTCTTGTCCACGGTGATCATTGGGGTGATTTTTGCCCCCATCTTCTCCCTAACCGGGGTGGAGGGGCGAATTTTCGCCCCCATGGGCTTAGCCTATTTGCTGGCTATTTTTGCCTCAACCGGGGTGGCGTTGACCCTAACCCCCGCCCTCTGTGCCCTGCTCCTGGCCCGGGTGTCGTTACCCGTGGAAGAAACCTGGGTCTCCCGCTGGAGTCAGCGGCTGTACCGTCCGGTGTTGCATCTGGCCCTGCACCGATCGCGGCTGGTGTTGTTGCTGACCTTGGCGGGGTTGGTGGCCTCCCTGGCCCTGGTGCCCGGTTTAGGGCGGGTATTTTTGCCGGAGTTCCAGGAACGTTCCCTAGTGGTGTCCCTGGGGTTGTTTCCCGGCAGTTCCCTGGGGGCGACCAACCGATCGGGCTTGGCGGTCCAGGCGGCTTTGAAGGGGGATCCCCGCTTTGAAACCATCCAAATGCGATCGGGTCGATCGCCGGGGGATCCCCATGTGGTGGGTTCCAACTTTGCCGAGTTGGACGTGGAACTGAGCGAGGTCGGCATGGTCGATCGCCCCGCCACCCTGGAGGCGCTCCGGGCTGAACTGGCCAAATTACCGGGGGTTCCCGCCAGCGTGGGGGGCTTTATTTCCCACCGCATGGATGAGGTGCTGTCGGGGGTGCGCAGTGCCATTGCGGTCAAGATTTTTGGACCCGATCTCCAGGAACTGCGGCGCTTAGGTCAGGCGGTGACGGCGGCCATGGGCCAGGTGGCGGGGGTGGTGGATTTGCAACTGGCTCCCCAATTGCCCATTCGTCAGATTCAAATTCGCGGCGATCGGGCAGCGGCGGCTCGCTATGGCCTGACCATGGGCGATCTCACGGAGACCCTGGAAACGGCGCTCCAGGGCCGCACGGTGTCCCAAGTGCTGGAGCAGCAGCAATTGCTGGATATCGTGGTTTGGTTTGAGGACAGTGCCCGGGGCGACCTGGAGACCCTGCGCCAGTTGCGGGTGGATACCCCCAGCGGTTCTGCCATTCCCTTGGGACAACTGGCCCAGGTGGAGTATGGCCAAGGTCCCAACGCCATTAGTCGGGAGAATGTGTCCCGGTTAACGGTGGTGTCCGCCAATGTGGCGGGGCGGGACTTGGGATCGGTGATTGGGGATATTCGAGACCAGGTGAGCGCCCAGGTGACCTTGCCCCCCGGTTATTTCATCCAGTACGGTGGCCAGTTTGAGTCGGAGCAACGGGCCAGCCAAAACCTGCTGCTGTTTGGGGGGCTGGCGATCGCGGTCATTGGGCTGCTCATGTATCTCCAGGTGCAATCCCTCCCCGCCACCCTGATGATTCTGGCCAACTTGCCCCTGGCGATCGCGGGGGGCATTGTCTCTGTGGCCCTCAGTGGTGGCGTGTTGTCCGTGGCTTCCCTTGTGGGTTTCATTACCCTCTTGGGGGTGGCGGTGCGCAATGGCCTGTTGCTGGTGGACAACTACAACACCCAACTAGCCGCTGGGATGCCCCTAACCCAGGCACTGGTCACCGGCTCCCTAGAGCGGCTCACGGCTATTTTGATGACTGCCCTCACCTCAGCCCTGGGGATGCTGCCCCTGGTGTTGGCCCAGGGTCCGGGGCGGGAAATTCTCCAACCCCTGGCGGTGGTGGTGCTAGGGGGGCTGTTTACGGCCACTGCCTTAACCTTGCTGGTGCTTCCGGCCCTTTATGCCCAGTTTGGTCACCACTGGCTGCTCCCTCCGTCCCCCGCTGTTCCCCCCTCTTCGCTCCCCCAGTCGTCGGTATTGCTGTTATAA
- a CDS encoding efflux RND transporter periplasmic adaptor subunit — MTSLPPLSPSPRPHPGSGLLLGVLLWGLALPSLAHGGHDHGTEFEGGSSQATAGIVVDPATIDRLDIRLEAVTSRTLEVGLQTTGAITLPPDQGVRVNAPINGSVIELLVQPGDAVVQGQALVILLAPALTELRVASEAQRTAAEADLRQAEANMTLAQRNYERQQAIAQGDIAAAQTQVTLTDDRYQRDQELLAAGAIARQQLLASEAAWREAQSHLTRAQSREAVLAAAAERDRATAALDAAQTQVGLSTATYRNRLQQLNSPATPEGRVTVVAPRSGTVAERWITLGEAVEEAVTPLLTLVSGDRLQVTAQVFEQDLAQVALGQGVRARVTGLPDRLFKGQVTLIAPAVDPVSRTVPVTLALENPGQLLKPGMFAELEILSDRSPRPVITLPTTALIDAAQAGLAPDRALVFVQNGDTFVPITVTLGPRSGGRVVVTQGLFEGDQVVVQGALQLYGESLRPRTVPDDATARLPEAPSRSPGLLWAVGGAIALGSFGLGFLIRRPPPPPWSPPAPAPQPVLEKTGVD, encoded by the coding sequence ATGACCTCCCTGCCTCCTTTGTCCCCGTCCCCCCGCCCTCACCCCGGTTCTGGTCTGCTGTTGGGGGTGCTGTTGTGGGGGCTGGCGTTGCCCAGCCTTGCCCATGGTGGTCATGACCATGGCACTGAGTTTGAGGGAGGTAGTAGCCAAGCGACCGCAGGAATTGTGGTGGATCCCGCCACGATCGATCGCCTCGATATCCGCCTGGAGGCGGTGACCTCCCGCACCCTGGAGGTGGGATTACAGACCACGGGGGCGATCACCCTGCCACCGGATCAGGGGGTGCGGGTCAATGCTCCCATCAATGGCAGCGTCATTGAGTTGTTGGTGCAACCGGGGGATGCGGTGGTGCAGGGCCAAGCCTTGGTCATCCTCCTCGCCCCGGCCTTAACGGAACTGCGGGTGGCCAGCGAAGCCCAGCGCACCGCCGCCGAGGCCGATCTGCGGCAAGCCGAGGCCAATATGACCCTGGCCCAACGCAACTATGAGCGTCAGCAGGCCATTGCCCAAGGGGATATTGCCGCCGCCCAAACCCAGGTGACCTTAACCGACGATCGCTACCAACGGGATCAGGAATTATTGGCGGCAGGGGCGATCGCCCGTCAGCAACTGTTAGCCTCCGAAGCAGCTTGGCGGGAAGCCCAAAGCCACCTGACCCGCGCCCAAAGCCGGGAAGCAGTCTTGGCAGCGGCGGCGGAACGGGATCGGGCCACAGCCGCCCTAGATGCAGCCCAAACCCAAGTAGGTCTCAGCACCGCCACCTATCGCAACCGATTGCAGCAATTGAACAGTCCTGCGACCCCCGAAGGCCGGGTGACGGTGGTGGCTCCCCGATCGGGCACGGTGGCGGAACGGTGGATCACCCTGGGGGAGGCGGTGGAGGAAGCCGTGACCCCCTTGTTGACCCTGGTCTCCGGCGATCGCCTCCAGGTGACGGCCCAGGTTTTTGAGCAGGACCTCGCCCAGGTGGCCCTGGGCCAGGGGGTTCGGGCCAGGGTGACGGGGTTGCCCGATCGGCTGTTTAAGGGGCAGGTGACCCTGATCGCCCCGGCGGTGGATCCGGTCAGCCGGACAGTGCCCGTCACCCTAGCCCTAGAGAATCCGGGACAACTGCTGAAGCCGGGGATGTTTGCGGAACTGGAGATCCTCAGCGATCGCAGCCCCCGCCCCGTTATCACCCTGCCCACCACTGCCCTCATCGATGCAGCCCAGGCTGGCTTAGCCCCCGATCGCGCCCTGGTCTTTGTCCAAAACGGCGACACCTTTGTACCCATCACGGTGACCTTAGGTCCGCGATCGGGAGGCCGGGTGGTGGTGACCCAGGGACTGTTTGAGGGAGATCAGGTGGTGGTACAGGGAGCCTTGCAACTCTATGGGGAATCCCTGCGCCCCAGGACAGTTCCCGACGATGCCACCGCCCGCCTCCCGGAAGCCCCAAGCCGTTCCCCTGGGTTGCTCTGGGCTGTGGGAGGGGCGATCGCCCTGGGTTCCTTTGGTTTGGGCTTCCTGATCCGCCGCCCCCCGCCGCCCCCCTGGTCTCCCCCCGCCCCCGCCCCCCAGCCCGTGCTGGAAAAAACGGGGGTGGACTAA